One region of Tumebacillus amylolyticus genomic DNA includes:
- a CDS encoding CPBP family intramembrane glutamic endopeptidase, giving the protein MRNGKSIKDRYLWIAGIVGLLIFLVMTWFDPTVRQTYAVDHAGAQAKAVAFWKQQGVDLHAYESTVVMDSDQLADGYLGKYGLQEKFDLEGLRAEPIVYWTVTYYKQQSHDKYVTRIDPDTGQIVTWQRGGQAVEHDSDEAGALQKAQQALQTQGVEQGAPTLKTRTVDDHFIHTYTFEYQIPSSEFALGDMQLLYHVEVKGDTVSEVSYSYLTPTEFQTWHSTQEKIGMVLTGLSLLLTFVLFVLAFIFLFLVKQKKPWWSSLWLGLVVTGLFALSNLNEWPTLQQKFFEAGSSGVSLSIGLVVVILIVAILSVLMGGASYVMILTGGALVKEVDLTLWTPWRHPEWGTRLRRAMWRGFALCFIWLTLQNLFYWVAQHVFGVWFENDFSMSPSNMWFPLLMPLMAWLAGVQEETTYRLFGVTFFKKYWKSSFLACLLPAMIWALGHSMYPIYPVYTRFIELTLFGLLIGYCYLWWGFETVLFAHVAFDAVQMAMPFLFGGNGKELAVGILYLLLPIGVGYGLSLVKSTNAREGIKIPPL; this is encoded by the coding sequence ATGAGGAACGGGAAAAGTATAAAGGACAGGTATTTATGGATAGCCGGAATAGTCGGACTTCTTATCTTTCTCGTCATGACTTGGTTCGACCCAACGGTGCGTCAAACGTACGCCGTGGACCATGCGGGAGCGCAAGCGAAAGCGGTTGCTTTTTGGAAACAGCAAGGAGTAGACCTCCACGCGTATGAGTCCACCGTGGTGATGGACAGCGACCAACTGGCAGACGGCTACCTCGGCAAGTACGGTTTGCAGGAGAAGTTCGATCTCGAAGGCCTCCGCGCGGAACCGATCGTCTACTGGACCGTGACGTACTACAAGCAGCAGAGCCACGACAAGTATGTGACCCGCATCGACCCTGATACCGGGCAGATCGTGACCTGGCAACGTGGGGGGCAGGCGGTGGAACACGACTCCGACGAGGCAGGCGCGTTGCAAAAAGCGCAACAAGCTTTGCAGACACAGGGAGTCGAACAGGGGGCACCGACGCTTAAGACGAGAACGGTGGATGATCATTTCATTCATACCTATACCTTTGAATACCAGATCCCGTCGTCGGAGTTTGCTCTCGGGGACATGCAACTTCTCTATCACGTTGAGGTCAAAGGCGACACCGTGAGCGAAGTCAGCTATTCCTACCTCACGCCGACGGAGTTTCAAACTTGGCACAGCACCCAAGAAAAAATCGGCATGGTCTTGACCGGGCTCAGCTTGCTGCTGACGTTCGTGTTGTTCGTGCTCGCCTTCATCTTTCTGTTCTTGGTCAAGCAAAAAAAACCTTGGTGGTCTTCACTCTGGCTCGGTCTCGTGGTGACAGGGTTGTTCGCCCTCTCCAACCTCAACGAATGGCCGACGCTTCAACAAAAGTTCTTTGAAGCCGGGAGTTCCGGCGTCTCGCTCAGCATCGGACTTGTGGTGGTGATCCTCATCGTGGCGATCCTCTCCGTGCTGATGGGCGGGGCTTCCTATGTGATGATTCTCACCGGCGGTGCGCTCGTCAAGGAAGTGGACCTCACGCTATGGACACCGTGGCGCCATCCCGAGTGGGGGACCCGTCTGCGTCGCGCGATGTGGCGCGGGTTTGCGTTGTGCTTCATCTGGCTGACGTTGCAGAACTTGTTCTACTGGGTAGCCCAGCATGTCTTTGGCGTCTGGTTTGAAAACGACTTCTCGATGTCGCCGTCGAACATGTGGTTCCCGCTGTTGATGCCGTTGATGGCGTGGCTCGCCGGCGTTCAAGAAGAGACCACCTACCGACTGTTTGGCGTAACTTTTTTCAAAAAGTACTGGAAGAGCTCATTCCTCGCCTGCCTGTTGCCCGCGATGATTTGGGCACTCGGGCACAGCATGTATCCGATCTATCCGGTTTATACGCGGTTCATTGAATTGACGCTGTTCGGGTTGTTGATCGGGTATTGTTACTTGTGGTGGGGGTTTGAAACGGTGCTGTTTGCCCATGTGGCGTTCGATGCCGTGCAGATGGCGATGCCGTTTTTGTTTGGAGGAAATGGAAAGGAACTGGCAGTTGGAATCCTCTATTTGCTCCTGCCGATCGGGGTTGGATACGGCTTGAGCCTTGTCAAATCTACAAATGCTCGGGAGGGAATCAAAATCCCACCCTTGTAA
- a CDS encoding S-layer homology domain-containing protein: MARRQSRLLSVLVALVMLLTLIPVFPAQAASSQYFTFPAFGKTPTEAMNNPVNVAVIDQFHGQFSQTVPTNLSYKVQQQVLDAGNNWVDKGTPKVVQTATPVISGPSNQEFSLQNIALFVGMNKITIATPSGVEGICYIYYDNAPVILDISLNGAEKLNDSTIPFVDQAQQFFLISTSNAQSVTVNGTNANKYGTNSFSLSNYALTPGLNTLTFVAKSDTRQYTIQRKIIFLNGPGALYNVYMQSDMNNTANDAVQIDGGSVISSSTGLPRGIKAQVSVPSNGGIDPQLQFDTVALSRDSAGVFAISTADPQLVGKVNIVNPPVDDTKGHKIYTFFIDLSGVTATAGWPISTNGTYTFTLTGKYYDGSNQQKPLISTIPFVYKDSSKASISNVKQIFGVDETTDTGGTPGYFSSAISTLPIYAQINAQNNAGAFTPQVSVTQNGNTVTLVNGTDYTIVASDDTPGAGSREIKILKLPFVGDMNLNFSITDSGNTDNYSPIQIKYTPIPSIAVYGIYDGDNYTLTDLPDFSGKLFNFVDNTEKQNIKVTVNGQVKHATINTSTNRFTVVNADPAAPNQLAGVLNEGANEIKIEGTAQGIPVLTRLTVYYFTNDAPNIAMPFPVPVPPPAQASSRNVTDATGKFVLENGTDSTYDTTEKSADILFSVGNADKAVIMKDGVQFFTITFNADGTTTPAAPFIINGTTIDIEPRLSGSSTYYRITGIPLTLGTNSFVIKGIKGPITTFKPLSIIRSNPPYQVLSPLLPQERVVNQNFVPVVIKADGADKVLIGKNEMTKYVENGETYYKYEVTGLKAGNNTIKYSVVRGTQQSNDQFEVNYANTDTIGAQYKATLSSNTNMKVFNNKISVSFPKGTMLTPFNDTTTKIELFDKQQFLFGIADQVDGRTQKTFNHLGQVVNINSDPFLKTRLSVQQHFGYASNLFWVDSGFYDSMQPGYVQVNGMQPYYGEEMNYNQTGTPFSKYNVLNRNMPTSWLKPTNRGTITLKYDDAVRDFAANRLSIWHYGLLDQNGTTNWENIGGKVDTKSHTISASMDDFGYYAVFLNTYGFDDTESHDFARDDMELLYARGIMNSKDGGEFGAYEPTTRGEFAQMMVKALDLPLNYDPNNYLFLDLPHAVNVSPYWDWRYIETAGQKGIVRGVGTRQFAPDEKVTREQAAVMIALAMNLKLGKDYDISKKNLDKIYTDSGDISIYARTAVEAVNSNKLMIGRTIANSDPKGKPLLIFEPQANITRAETAKVVANMMRKFNRL; this comes from the coding sequence GTGGCTCGCAGACAAAGTCGTTTGCTGAGCGTGCTCGTTGCGCTGGTGATGTTGCTCACCTTGATTCCCGTTTTCCCGGCGCAAGCGGCCAGCTCGCAATATTTCACGTTCCCTGCCTTCGGTAAGACCCCTACGGAAGCCATGAACAATCCGGTCAACGTTGCCGTGATCGACCAGTTCCACGGGCAGTTTTCACAAACTGTTCCGACGAACCTGTCGTACAAAGTTCAGCAGCAAGTGCTGGATGCGGGCAACAACTGGGTGGACAAAGGAACTCCCAAAGTCGTGCAAACTGCGACTCCGGTGATCTCCGGCCCTTCCAACCAAGAATTTTCGCTTCAGAACATTGCTTTATTTGTCGGGATGAACAAAATCACCATCGCAACTCCTAGTGGTGTTGAAGGCATTTGTTACATCTACTATGACAATGCGCCGGTTATCTTGGACATCTCGCTCAACGGGGCCGAGAAGCTCAACGACTCCACGATCCCGTTCGTGGATCAAGCGCAACAGTTCTTCTTGATCTCCACTTCCAACGCCCAGTCGGTTACCGTCAACGGCACCAACGCAAACAAGTATGGCACGAATAGTTTCTCCCTTTCGAACTATGCTCTCACGCCTGGATTGAACACGCTGACGTTCGTGGCGAAGTCTGACACTCGTCAGTACACCATCCAGCGCAAGATCATCTTCTTGAATGGTCCGGGCGCCCTGTACAACGTCTACATGCAATCGGACATGAACAACACGGCCAACGATGCTGTGCAGATCGACGGAGGCAGCGTCATCTCTTCCTCGACCGGCCTTCCGAGAGGGATCAAGGCACAGGTTTCCGTTCCGTCCAACGGCGGCATCGATCCGCAGTTGCAATTCGATACGGTCGCTCTCTCTCGCGATTCTGCCGGTGTGTTTGCCATCTCGACGGCAGACCCGCAGCTTGTGGGGAAAGTGAACATCGTCAACCCGCCGGTCGATGACACAAAAGGACACAAGATCTACACGTTCTTCATCGATCTCTCCGGCGTCACGGCAACGGCCGGTTGGCCGATCTCGACCAACGGTACGTATACGTTCACGTTGACCGGCAAGTATTACGACGGGTCCAACCAGCAGAAACCGCTGATTTCGACGATCCCGTTCGTGTACAAAGACTCATCCAAAGCCTCGATTTCCAACGTCAAACAGATTTTCGGCGTCGATGAAACGACCGACACCGGCGGAACCCCGGGGTACTTCTCCTCGGCGATCTCCACGTTGCCGATCTATGCGCAAATCAACGCACAGAACAACGCAGGTGCTTTCACTCCGCAAGTGTCCGTCACCCAAAACGGCAACACCGTCACCCTCGTCAACGGCACCGATTACACCATCGTGGCGTCCGACGACACACCGGGTGCCGGCTCGCGGGAAATCAAGATCCTCAAATTGCCGTTCGTCGGCGACATGAACTTGAATTTCTCGATCACCGATTCGGGCAATACGGACAACTATTCTCCGATCCAAATCAAGTACACCCCGATTCCGTCGATCGCCGTCTACGGCATCTACGACGGGGACAACTATACGCTGACCGATTTGCCGGACTTCAGCGGGAAACTGTTCAACTTCGTGGACAACACGGAGAAGCAGAACATCAAAGTCACCGTGAACGGTCAAGTCAAGCATGCCACCATCAACACCTCCACGAACCGTTTCACCGTCGTGAACGCCGATCCGGCCGCTCCGAACCAGTTGGCGGGCGTTCTGAACGAAGGTGCCAATGAGATCAAAATCGAAGGCACCGCACAGGGCATTCCGGTGCTCACCCGTCTGACGGTGTACTACTTCACCAACGACGCGCCGAACATCGCGATGCCGTTCCCGGTTCCGGTTCCGCCGCCTGCGCAAGCGTCTTCGCGCAACGTGACGGACGCTACAGGTAAGTTCGTACTGGAAAACGGCACCGACTCCACCTATGACACCACCGAGAAATCGGCGGATATCCTGTTCTCCGTCGGCAACGCGGACAAAGCGGTCATCATGAAGGACGGCGTTCAGTTCTTCACGATCACGTTCAACGCCGACGGCACGACGACGCCGGCCGCTCCGTTTATCATCAACGGCACGACCATCGACATCGAGCCGCGTCTGTCGGGCTCGTCGACCTACTACCGCATCACGGGCATTCCGCTTACCCTCGGTACGAACTCGTTCGTCATCAAGGGGATCAAGGGCCCGATCACCACGTTCAAGCCGCTCTCGATCATCCGCAGCAACCCGCCTTACCAAGTTCTCTCGCCGCTGCTTCCGCAAGAGCGCGTCGTCAACCAAAACTTTGTGCCGGTCGTCATCAAAGCGGACGGTGCTGACAAAGTTCTGATCGGCAAAAACGAGATGACGAAGTACGTAGAGAACGGGGAGACGTACTACAAGTACGAAGTCACCGGCCTGAAAGCGGGCAACAACACCATCAAGTACTCCGTCGTGCGCGGGACGCAGCAGTCGAACGACCAGTTCGAAGTCAACTATGCGAACACCGACACGATCGGCGCGCAATACAAAGCAACGCTTTCCTCCAACACGAACATGAAAGTCTTCAACAACAAAATCAGCGTCTCGTTCCCGAAAGGCACGATGCTGACGCCGTTTAACGACACCACGACCAAAATCGAACTGTTCGACAAGCAACAGTTCCTGTTTGGGATCGCCGATCAGGTCGACGGTCGCACGCAAAAGACCTTCAACCATCTGGGACAAGTGGTGAACATCAACTCCGATCCGTTCCTCAAGACCCGATTGTCCGTTCAGCAACACTTCGGCTACGCAAGTAACCTGTTCTGGGTGGACTCCGGGTTCTATGATTCGATGCAACCGGGCTACGTGCAAGTCAACGGGATGCAGCCGTACTACGGAGAAGAGATGAACTATAACCAAACGGGTACGCCGTTCTCCAAGTACAACGTCTTGAACCGGAACATGCCGACGTCTTGGTTGAAACCGACCAACCGCGGCACGATCACGCTCAAGTACGATGACGCAGTTCGCGACTTTGCAGCGAACCGCCTGTCGATCTGGCACTACGGCCTGCTCGACCAAAACGGCACCACCAACTGGGAGAACATCGGAGGGAAAGTCGACACCAAGTCGCACACGATCTCCGCTTCCATGGACGACTTTGGGTACTACGCAGTCTTCCTGAACACGTATGGCTTCGACGACACCGAATCGCATGACTTCGCCCGCGATGACATGGAGCTGCTGTATGCGCGCGGCATCATGAACTCCAAGGACGGCGGCGAATTCGGCGCGTATGAGCCGACCACTCGCGGTGAGTTCGCGCAGATGATGGTCAAAGCCCTCGACCTGCCGCTGAACTATGACCCGAACAACTACCTGTTCCTCGACTTGCCGCACGCTGTGAACGTCTCCCCGTATTGGGACTGGCGTTACATTGAGACCGCAGGTCAAAAAGGCATCGTCCGCGGTGTCGGTACCCGCCAGTTCGCACCGGATGAGAAAGTCACCCGCGAACAAGCGGCCGTCATGATCGCGCTGGCGATGAACTTGAAGCTCGGCAAGGACTACGACATCTCCAAGAAAAACCTCGACAAGATCTACACCGACTCCGGAGATATCTCGATCTACGCTCGTACCGCAGTTGAAGCTGTCAACTCGAACAAGCTGATGATTGGACGCACGATTGCAAATTCCGATCCGAAGGGCAAACCGTTGCTCATCTTCGAACCGCAGGCGAACATCACCCGCGCGGAAACCGCCAAAGTCGTTGCGAACATGATGCGCAAGTTCAACCGACTGTAA
- a CDS encoding S-layer homology domain-containing protein: MKKLNQWLAASLVLTTALAPTSALAAPTTGTIADLQKADSWAQNAIVQVKDLGLMNGDPTGSFRPTDTITRAEFAVLLTRLMQVEVPAATTSSFADVPSGHWGLSYIEAVKNAGLMLGDGNGTFRPDDVITREELAVLLVKAGQGSAQDGELTVADQANVSSWAKGYVQAALSMGLMNGDGTNFNPKNTAQRQEVAQVAVNYVNKVPSKIDIVADSTVTVKGMPYQVSGALKPLFNVKNSAALKNAKMRFEIKDKVITKVTYLELVHEGQAPAAGSAEFSGNAVLDAGGATVDGHVKVSADYVSLLNLNVNGDFEVGEGVKHDFYSSKVKVSGKTVVNGGDENTVVFDGATLGAVEINKQNVHVKSANGTTVDQIQVNADARLEADEHVTLTNVTVGAGVKNLQLDGKGSVENLNVQDKSSKITLLPGTQVQNVKVPQGSQLSDVFANYDKAKDQIGKGHGNDNGHGTDNGNNGNGNGNSNGNGNSNTGNSNGNSNSDDSRGSNFDIYLRAMTALKDLPQPENITIENYRQVHEKLEWAQTMVAEFNARHSKYTLTNLDILAADLEKVDQLINQVNHDQFRDSAVQALAQLPDASEITYDNLGTISVEITAAVEAVSAARVNGVYTPELPGLDKLVKVEQLKVNKLFATDANGDLDKDHLAADFDMEKFYEVFDMFDVLLDPQSIALSGMSEADARHAYVEAMKRIVGLSDMDMAIYNLIDDLNLLYILEMQENFFDLIGMIPTVEQVTMADKGTLSFLLDLDQTITLTSMTTGQAIPNYGDWIDAEIKLYDASGALAPSVVEALFTDNTHTALASDITQGSLNEAKTFVDNADYSVKDDLYALLDVAQGLFANQEDLLPEILLAWTQANMDPSTWNHEIVIGDGFYVTANKNSKVYLVPNNAHPLSTEGLEALVADHKAAVTSVTGVGEGMTGEIPTAGLASGDYRLYMADNFGHVKPDWATYTLVDNVAPYVVWPIRDQVLEVSGPIPRIPIQFTFQDTPDDTLTYSATSSDPSICDVMVASLGVRLQPHAPGVVTITVTATDSRGATGFTTFKVTVNPDPPFVNQDPQMVNQLPDYVTKVGDDDQQFDLNNYFVDENPEDILSYSLAPYTDDSVATVSLENNVLNIHGVAPGTATVTLIASDGHGGTDATMTFHVNVAATDPTPAANHDPAVANTIDTQNQTIGDPDLTFDLNQVFSDEDGDALAYTLTYDGSEYADIQLDQTTGILTIRGLAPGTATVTLVASDGKSTNDATVTFQVNVTTQA; this comes from the coding sequence GTGAAAAAGTTGAACCAATGGCTTGCCGCTTCTCTTGTCCTGACGACCGCCTTGGCACCAACCTCTGCGCTTGCTGCTCCGACGACGGGAACGATCGCAGATCTGCAGAAAGCGGATTCGTGGGCACAGAATGCCATCGTGCAAGTAAAAGACCTCGGACTGATGAACGGCGACCCTACGGGTAGCTTCCGCCCGACCGATACGATTACGCGTGCTGAATTTGCGGTTTTGCTGACCCGTTTGATGCAAGTAGAGGTTCCGGCGGCCACGACGTCTTCGTTTGCAGACGTTCCGTCCGGACACTGGGGCTTGTCCTATATTGAAGCTGTAAAAAATGCCGGCCTGATGCTGGGCGATGGCAACGGCACGTTCCGTCCGGATGATGTAATCACCCGTGAAGAGTTGGCGGTGCTGTTGGTCAAAGCAGGGCAAGGCAGCGCGCAAGACGGCGAGTTGACGGTGGCAGACCAAGCAAACGTCTCCTCGTGGGCAAAAGGGTACGTACAAGCGGCGCTGTCGATGGGCCTGATGAACGGCGACGGCACCAACTTCAACCCGAAAAACACCGCCCAGCGTCAAGAAGTGGCGCAAGTGGCAGTCAACTATGTGAACAAAGTTCCGTCCAAGATCGACATCGTGGCGGACAGCACGGTTACCGTCAAAGGCATGCCGTATCAGGTGTCCGGCGCTCTGAAGCCGCTTTTCAACGTGAAGAACTCGGCGGCTCTCAAGAACGCGAAGATGCGTTTTGAAATCAAAGACAAAGTGATCACCAAAGTCACCTACCTCGAACTGGTCCACGAAGGCCAAGCGCCGGCGGCAGGGTCTGCCGAATTCAGCGGCAACGCCGTGCTCGATGCAGGGGGCGCGACGGTTGACGGCCATGTAAAAGTTTCGGCGGACTACGTGTCGCTGCTGAACTTGAACGTGAACGGGGACTTTGAAGTGGGCGAAGGCGTGAAGCATGACTTCTACTCCAGCAAAGTCAAAGTCAGCGGCAAGACGGTCGTCAACGGCGGCGATGAGAACACGGTCGTGTTCGACGGCGCGACGCTCGGTGCGGTGGAGATCAACAAACAAAACGTACACGTCAAATCTGCAAACGGCACGACGGTTGACCAAATTCAAGTCAACGCAGACGCACGCCTCGAAGCGGATGAACATGTCACCCTGACGAACGTCACCGTCGGCGCCGGCGTCAAGAATCTCCAACTCGACGGCAAAGGTTCGGTCGAAAACTTGAACGTGCAAGACAAGTCGTCCAAGATCACCCTGCTGCCGGGCACCCAAGTTCAAAATGTAAAAGTACCCCAAGGCTCGCAACTCTCCGATGTCTTCGCGAACTACGACAAAGCGAAAGACCAAATCGGCAAGGGCCACGGCAACGATAACGGTCATGGTACCGACAATGGCAACAATGGAAATGGCAATGGAAATAGCAACGGCAACGGCAATAGCAACACTGGAAATAGCAACGGCAATAGCAACAGTGATGATAGCCGTGGTTCTAACTTCGATATCTATTTGAGAGCCATGACGGCCTTGAAGGACCTGCCGCAACCGGAGAACATCACGATTGAAAACTACCGACAAGTTCACGAAAAGCTCGAATGGGCGCAAACGATGGTCGCAGAATTTAATGCCCGCCATTCGAAATACACGCTCACCAACCTCGACATCCTCGCAGCCGACTTGGAAAAAGTCGATCAACTGATCAACCAAGTGAATCACGACCAGTTCCGCGATTCCGCAGTCCAAGCACTGGCTCAATTGCCGGATGCATCGGAGATCACGTACGACAACCTCGGCACGATCTCCGTCGAAATTACCGCCGCCGTAGAAGCGGTCAGCGCGGCACGGGTCAACGGCGTGTATACGCCGGAACTTCCGGGCCTCGACAAGTTGGTCAAAGTCGAGCAATTGAAAGTGAACAAGCTGTTTGCGACGGACGCGAACGGCGACCTCGACAAAGACCACCTCGCAGCCGACTTCGACATGGAGAAGTTCTACGAAGTATTCGACATGTTCGACGTTCTGCTCGACCCGCAATCGATCGCCCTGTCCGGCATGTCGGAAGCAGATGCTCGCCATGCCTACGTCGAGGCGATGAAACGCATCGTGGGCCTCAGCGATATGGACATGGCCATCTACAACCTGATCGACGACCTGAACCTGCTCTACATCCTCGAAATGCAGGAGAACTTCTTCGATCTGATCGGCATGATTCCGACTGTGGAGCAAGTCACGATGGCCGACAAAGGAACGCTCTCGTTCCTCCTCGACCTCGACCAAACGATCACGTTGACTTCGATGACCACGGGCCAAGCGATCCCGAACTACGGCGACTGGATCGATGCCGAGATCAAACTGTACGACGCATCCGGCGCACTGGCTCCGTCTGTCGTCGAAGCCCTGTTCACCGACAACACCCACACGGCATTGGCAAGTGACATTACCCAAGGGTCGCTCAACGAAGCAAAAACTTTCGTAGACAATGCAGACTACTCCGTCAAAGATGACCTGTACGCGCTCCTCGATGTTGCGCAAGGACTGTTCGCGAACCAAGAAGATCTCCTCCCGGAAATCTTGTTGGCTTGGACACAAGCCAACATGGACCCGTCGACCTGGAACCATGAGATTGTAATCGGGGACGGATTCTATGTAACGGCCAACAAAAACTCCAAAGTCTATCTGGTTCCGAACAACGCGCACCCGCTCAGCACGGAGGGGTTGGAAGCGTTGGTCGCAGACCACAAAGCAGCGGTGACCTCTGTGACCGGTGTAGGTGAAGGCATGACCGGCGAGATTCCGACGGCCGGCCTCGCCAGCGGCGATTATCGTTTGTATATGGCCGACAACTTCGGACACGTCAAGCCGGATTGGGCGACCTACACGCTCGTCGACAACGTGGCTCCGTACGTGGTCTGGCCGATTCGAGATCAGGTATTGGAAGTAAGCGGCCCGATACCGCGTATCCCGATTCAATTTACCTTCCAAGATACGCCGGACGATACGTTGACTTACTCGGCGACTTCAAGTGATCCGTCGATCTGCGATGTCATGGTTGCCTCGCTTGGCGTGCGTCTGCAACCGCATGCTCCGGGCGTCGTCACGATCACCGTTACGGCGACCGACAGCCGTGGAGCGACCGGCTTCACGACATTTAAGGTTACCGTGAATCCGGACCCGCCCTTTGTGAACCAAGACCCGCAAATGGTGAACCAACTTCCCGATTACGTCACCAAAGTTGGCGACGATGATCAGCAGTTCGACCTCAACAACTATTTTGTCGATGAAAATCCGGAAGACATCCTGTCCTATTCGCTGGCACCGTACACCGATGACAGCGTGGCGACGGTCAGTTTGGAGAACAACGTGCTCAACATTCACGGAGTCGCACCGGGTACGGCAACTGTCACCCTGATCGCATCGGACGGCCATGGCGGCACCGACGCCACCATGACGTTCCATGTCAATGTGGCAGCTACCGATCCGACGCCTGCTGCCAACCATGATCCGGCTGTAGCCAACACGATCGACACGCAGAACCAAACGATTGGCGATCCGGACCTGACTTTCGACCTGAACCAAGTGTTCAGCGACGAAGACGGTGACGCGCTGGCCTACACGCTGACCTACGACGGCTCCGAATACGCGGACATTCAACTGGACCAGACCACCGGCATCCTCACCATCCGCGGTCTCGCTCCCGGAACCGCGACAGTCACCTTGGTAGCATCTGACGGCAAGAGCACCAACGACGCGACCGTGACCTTCCAAGTCAACGTGACTACCCAAGCCTAG
- a CDS encoding S41 family peptidase, whose amino-acid sequence MRWKTKWTMTVLAGALLLSPVSSASAAVDPKNLDTLTKIYSLLVDDHFTHPDQEKLLKAAVSGMLNELNDPFTNYFTPQEYQQFVDAIQQAYAGIGVLLEHSDDGQALVVKEVYAGTPAEQGGLQVGDRIVQVGDTAAAPSTLDQLADLLRGLPNTTVTFRIVRGTEAPKSVTLTREAIELPMVAQKDLGNGTGYIRIYSFGDRTTQEYAKALSDLQEKGAKRLVLDLRGNGGGLVKSALEIADSLLTKGIILQMHEDGNIVSFDADAAGDDQLPVTVLIDRHSASASEILAGALQKNGRAKLVGETSYGKGTMQEPVELPNGGYIKVSIDQWMLADGTTPDHVGLTPDVRMTRPESFLNAALGVLEPDHEQSVVFDSKDNTIPAPLTLDGQVYLPLRYTVEMLGAPVTWVAEQDQVTFTLQGHQATVRLADGVVTVDGTQLSGHPLRVIDGTSYLSVDALKWMKVKVDSTENTVKIQTH is encoded by the coding sequence ATGCGCTGGAAAACCAAATGGACGATGACCGTCCTCGCCGGAGCCCTGTTGCTCAGTCCTGTAAGCTCGGCTTCTGCCGCAGTCGATCCCAAGAACCTCGACACATTGACCAAAATCTACTCGTTGCTCGTCGACGATCATTTTACACATCCAGACCAAGAGAAGCTGTTGAAAGCGGCGGTGAGCGGCATGCTCAACGAACTGAACGATCCGTTCACCAACTACTTCACGCCGCAGGAGTACCAGCAGTTCGTCGATGCGATCCAACAGGCGTATGCAGGCATCGGTGTTCTGTTGGAACACAGCGACGACGGCCAAGCCTTGGTGGTGAAGGAAGTCTACGCCGGTACTCCTGCCGAGCAGGGCGGTCTGCAAGTCGGGGACCGCATCGTACAGGTGGGAGACACCGCCGCCGCTCCGTCGACGCTGGATCAGCTCGCAGACCTCTTGCGCGGCTTGCCGAACACCACGGTGACGTTCCGGATCGTGCGCGGCACAGAGGCACCGAAGTCGGTCACGCTGACTCGTGAAGCGATTGAACTGCCGATGGTTGCGCAAAAAGACCTCGGGAACGGCACCGGGTATATCCGTATCTATTCCTTTGGCGACCGCACAACCCAAGAGTACGCCAAAGCCCTCTCCGACCTGCAAGAAAAAGGAGCGAAGCGCCTCGTGCTCGACTTGCGCGGCAACGGCGGCGGCTTGGTCAAAAGCGCGCTGGAGATCGCCGACAGCTTGCTGACCAAGGGCATCATCCTGCAAATGCATGAGGACGGGAACATCGTCTCCTTCGATGCGGACGCAGCCGGTGACGACCAACTGCCGGTCACCGTGCTGATCGACCGTCATTCGGCGAGTGCCTCGGAAATTCTCGCAGGCGCTCTGCAAAAAAACGGACGCGCCAAGTTGGTGGGGGAAACCTCGTACGGCAAAGGCACGATGCAAGAACCTGTGGAACTGCCCAACGGCGGTTACATCAAAGTCTCCATCGACCAGTGGATGCTCGCAGACGGCACCACACCGGATCATGTCGGCTTGACCCCCGATGTGCGCATGACGCGCCCGGAGAGCTTCTTGAACGCAGCTCTCGGCGTGCTGGAACCTGACCACGAGCAATCGGTGGTGTTCGATTCCAAGGACAACACAATTCCGGCGCCTCTCACGTTGGACGGACAGGTCTATCTCCCGCTTCGCTACACCGTCGAGATGCTGGGAGCGCCTGTGACATGGGTGGCGGAGCAAGATCAGGTCACCTTCACCCTGCAAGGACATCAAGCGACGGTGCGCCTTGCAGACGGAGTTGTGACGGTGGACGGTACCCAACTCTCGGGACATCCGTTGCGCGTGATCGACGGTACGAGTTACTTGTCCGTCGACGCTCTTAAATGGATGAAAGTAAAGGTTGACTCCACGGAAAACACAGTGAAGATCCAAACGCATTAA